In the genome of Molothrus aeneus isolate 106 unplaced genomic scaffold, BPBGC_Maene_1.0 scaffold_128, whole genome shotgun sequence, the window CAAATCACCCCCCAAATCAGCCCAAAGcaccccaaatgccccaaatcagcccaaatcaccccaaagcgtccccaaacaccccaaatcacaccccaaaccagcccaaagcGCCCCAAAcgcccccaaacaccccaaatcagCCCAGAGCGCCCCAAACGCCCCCAAACGCCCCAAATcacaccccaaaccagcccaaagcGCCCCAAAcgcccccaaacaccccaaatcagcccaaacgcccccaaacaccccaaatcagCCCAGAGCGCCCCAAACGCCCTAAATCACACCCCCAATCAGCCCAAAGcgccccaaatgccccaaatcagcccaaatcaccccaaagcatccccaaacaccccaaatcaccccccaaaccagcccagagCGCCCCCCACGCCCGCGCTGACCCACGTAGGCGGCCTTGTCGGTCACCATGTACTTGGTGTGGCTGACGCGGGCGAAGGGGATGCGGCTCTGAGCCGTGCTGGACGGCACCAGGAACAGGCGCTGCCGTGGGGACAGGGATGTCACACCCCTACAAGGGACTGTCACCTCCCCGAGGGACTGTCACCTCCCCGAGGGACTGTCACACCCCTACAAGGGACTGTCACCTCCCCGAGGGACTGTCACCCACCCTGAGGGACTGGCACACCCCTACAAAGGACTGTCACCTCTGGGGGGATTGTCACCTCCCCACAAAGGACTGTCACACCCCTACAAGGGACTGTCACCTCCCCGAGGGACTGTCACCCACCCCGAGGGACTGTCACCCACCCTGAGGGACTGTCACACCCCTACAAGGGACTGTCACCCACCCCGAGGGACTGTCACACCCCTACAAGGGACTGTCACCTCCCCGAGGGACTGTCACCCACCCTGAGGGACTGGCACACCCCTACAAGGGACTGTCACCACCCCCAGGGGACTGTCACCCACCCGGAGGGGATTGTCACCCCTCTGAGGGACTGCCACCCTCTGCCCAAAGGGGACTATCACCACCCACCCTTGAGGGGATTGTCACCCCTCAGAGGGGATTGGCACACCTCGAAAGGACTCCCCCAAAAAGGACTGTCACCTGCCAAGGGACTGTCACACCCCTGAGGGCACTGTCACCTCCTCAGGGGACTGTCACCCCCCTGATGTCATTGCCATCCCCCCCCAATGTCACTCCCCTCCCCGATGTCACCCCCCGATGTCACCCCCTGATGTCACCCCCCCCCGTTGTCACCCGCCCGTTGTCACCCGCCCGTTGCCACGCACCACCTGGACGCCGTAGCGGGTTCCGTTGTCGGCCAGGGCGGCCAGGGAGCGCAGGAAGGGGAACATGGCGGCCTGGCTGTGGGGCCAGCAGCCGGCCAGCAGCCGCAGCGCGGCCCCGCGCTCCACCACGGCGCGCCGCAGCCGCTCGTCGATGGCCGGCCAGAAGCGCCGCGGCCGCGAGAACTCCGTGCCGACCACGTAGCTCATCACCGCCACGTCCACGAAGGACTCGGCGCCGTCGATCACCGACAGGAGAGCGTCCAGGTCCGGGGTGCGGCCGGCGGCGCACAGAGGGGGCGGGGAGCTCTGCGGGGAGGGGGCAACGCGGGGGGTGGGACCTTGGTGTGGTGACCCCCGGTATGGTGACCCCTGGTGTGGTGACCCCTGGTGTGGTGACCCCCAGTGTGGTGACATCAGCGTGGTGACCCCCAGCATGGTGACCCCTGGTATGGTGACTCCCAGCGTGGTGACATCAGGGTGGTGACTCCCAGTATGGTGACCCCCTGGTGTGGTGACCCCTGGTGTGGTGACATCAGGGTGGTGACCCCCAGTATGGTGACCCCCGGTATGGTGACCCACAGTGGGTGTGACCCATGGTGGGTGTGACCCATGGTGGGTGTGACCCCGGTGTGGTGACATCAGGGTGGGTTTGACCCCAGCATGGTGACCCCCAGTGTGGTGACCCATGGTGGGTTTGACCCACGGTGGGTTTGACCCATGGTGTGGTGACCCTGGTGTGGTGACCCCCAGCATGGTGACCCTGGTTTGGTGACATCAGGGTGGGTTTGGCCCCATTGTGGTGACCCACAGTGGGTGTGACCCCAGTGTGGTGACCCTCATGTACGGTGACCCCCATGTATGGTGACCCCATCGTGGTGACCCCATCGTGGTGACCCCGGTGTGGTGACCCCAGCGCCGGTGCGGCACCTACCGAGAAGAAGACGGCGGCCTCCGTGCCGTTGAGCGTCATCTCCAGCGGGGTCTCCAGGTTGATGGAGGTGGAGAAGCTGTCCGGCCACGGCGCCGGGATGGACGCGTCGGGGACGCCCAGTGACCAGTAGGCCTCGAAGATTTTGCTCAAATCTTTGGCCAAGCAGCTGCAGTTGTAGATGGCGGCTCCGAGCTCCTTCACCTGCGGCGCGTGGGACGGCGTCGTTGTCCCTCCCCGATGGACGGGGTTGGGATGGCCCCGGTGATGGGGGTGGGGGTGCCCATGCCGTTGGGTTGAGCGCCAACTGGTGGCTTTGGAACCGTCCGTGTTGGGTTTGGGTCAAGCTCGTTGGGTTTGGGATCATCTGTGTTGGGTTTGGCACCATCCATTGGGTTTGGCACCATctgtgttgggtttggggtcaaGCTCATTGGGTTTGGCACCGTCCATTGAGTTTGGCACCATCTGTGTTGGGTTTGGGTCCATCTGTGTTGGGTTTGGCACCATCCATTGGGTTTGGCACCGTCCATGTTGGGTTTGGGTCAAGTCATTGGGTTTGGGGTCATCTGTGTTGGGTTTGGCACCATCCATTGAGTTTTGGTCAAGCTCATTGGGTTTGGGGTCAACCCCATTGGGTTCCACACCAACCCCACCGGGTTTGGCACCGTCCATTGGTTTGGGGTCAACCCCATTGGGTTCCACACCAACCCCATTGGGTTTGGCACCATCCATTGGGttccaaactgaccccattggGTTTGGCACCATCCACGTTGGGTTTGGCACCATCCACTGGGttccaaactgaccccattggGTTTGGCACCATCCATTGGGttccaaactgaccccattggGTTTGGCACCATCCATTGGGttccaaactgaccccattggGTTTGGCACCATCCATTGGGttccaaactgaccccattggGTTTGGCACCATCCACGTTGGGTTTGGCACCATCCATTGGGttccaaactgaccccattggGTTTGGCACCATCCATGCTGGGTTTGGCACCATCCATTGGGTTTGGCACCATCCATGCTGGGTTCGGCACCAATCCCACCGGGTTTGTCCCCACCCCCGTCACAACCCACCTGCGTCAGGGCCCTCCAGTCCATGTTGGCGCTGCCGATGTAGAGATGGGCGCCGTCCACCAGCCAGAACTTGGTGTGCAGCACGCCGCCCGTCAGGCGCGGCAGGTCCACGGCGCGCACGGCCGCACCTGCGGCGCCGGCACCGCCGTCACCCACCCGAACCTGGACCCCCCCCTGGATCCCaccgggacccccaaattcGGGGGCGGCCCCGTCCCCGCTCACCGCTGCGCTCCAGGGCTCGGAGATCGTCCAGGGGCGCGGAGGGCGAGGGCGCGCTGACCGCAACGCGCACGGCCACGCCACGGGCCGGCAGCCGCTGCAGCGCCGCCAGGAGCCGCTCACCCTGAgggcaggggaaaatggggacaaatcaggggaaaatgggaaaatggggaaatcgCGGGCCGGCAGCCGCTGCAGCGCCGCCAGGAGCCGCTCACCCTGAgggcaggggaaaatggggacaaatcaggggaaaatgggaaaaatggggaaatggggaaaatgggggaaaatgcgggggaaaatggggaaatcgCGGGCTGGCAGCCGCTGCAGCGCCGCCAGGAGCCGCTCACCCTGAgggcaggggaaaatggggacaaatcaggggaaaatgggaaaaatggggaaatggggaaaatgggggggaaaatggggaaatgggggaaaatggggaaattggggggaaaaatggggaaatcgTGGTCCGGCAGCCGCTGCAGCGCcgccaggagctgctcaccctgagggcgggaaaatggGGACAAAtcgggggaaattgggaaaaaaaacagggagaaatggggggaaaatggggggaaatgggaggaaaaaaacaaggaaaaatgggtaaaaatgggcaaaaaaaaacaggtgaaaaaatggacaaaactggggggaaatgggcaaaaatgagcaaaaataaaatgggaaaaaatggacaaaattggggaaaaagggGCAAAAATCAGGCAAAAGCCAGGTAAAAAACAggcaaaaccaagcaaaaaaaggagcaaaaatgGACAAAAACATGGGAAAAAGTAGGCAAAAAAGGGGCAAAAATGGacataaaaagggaaaaaatgggtaaaaaataGGCAAAAAAAAGCGTAAAAATGGGTAAAACAGGAGcaaaaaataggggaaaaaatgggggaaaaaacaggaaaaaagggcaaaaaatgcTAGGGAGGTCAGAACGGGCAGCAGACCTGCTCCGCGCTGGGCTCGTGCGTCCGTGTGTCGGCGTTGGTCAGTGTCCAGTAGAAGGAGGCGATGTCCACGCTGCGGGTggccctggccagcagctcctgccaggcctCGAAGGTGGAGGGGCCGGGCACGGTGCCCACGGCCAGGCCCTCGGGGATGCTCTCCACCAGCACGATCCTGCCCaatttggggggggtttggggggtcctggggggtttttgggggggtcctggggggttttggggggattctAGGTTTTTTTTGGGCGGTCCtagggggtttttgggggtcctgggggggttttaggggtttttttttgggggtcctggggggttttggggggattctggggttttttttgggcgGTCCTAGAGGGTtttgaggggtcctggggggggatttgaggggtccTGGGAAGTTTTTTGTGGGGTcctgggggagttttgggggctccaggggggttttgtggggtccaggggggttttgaggggtcctggggggggatttgaggggtcctggggagttttttggggtgtcctggggggtttttggggtcccctcacCCCCACACCCAGCCTTACCTGCAGGTGTCCCCACAGGTGACGTCGGCGTCGCCGCCATGGGCGCgcaggtggaggaggaggaggaggaaggtgaggaggaagaggacgGAGAGGAGGACGAAGAGTGCGGCGCCGTGGGGgcgctggggtttggggggggacAGACACCCCGAAattggggggtttttggttaattttgggggttttgtccCATCCACGATGCAGGGAAGGGCTTGGGCAGGGGGTACCTTGGGGGGCGGCGTCTCACGAGGCTCCAGAGGCTCCAGCTGGGGGGGAAcgaccccaaatttggggggtggagaccccaaatttgggggggagggggttgAAGCACACCCTGAAATTCCCaggatcccccaaaattcccaagatcccccaaaattcccaggaTCCCCCACCCCCATTCTCAGGGGTTCCTGTGGGAGTTTGGGGTTGGGGgagccccaaaatttggggagtTGGGGGCTCTGTGATCCCAAATTAAGAGATTTGGGACCCCcagatttgggttttggggcaggGAATTGACCCcatttggattttggggtgtcccaggatccccaaatttgggggttAGGGCAGGGAATCCACccggtttgggttttggggtgatctGAGACCCCCAAAttcagggtttttggggtgtcccccgcccagtttggggtttggggcagggaaTCCTCCcagtttggattttggggtgtcccgggACCCtcaaatttggggtttggggcagagAATCCGCCCcatgtggattttggggtgtcccaggagtcccaaattcagatttttggggtgtccccagccctacCTGCTTGTAGGCTCCGTTCAGCCCCATCCCGACACGAGGCTGGAACAGGAAAATCCGGATTTACCccctgggggaatttggggtttctggggtgcaggggcaggggagggaccccaaaaatcccctgggGGGTTCAGAGGGGACCCCAAAGAATTCCCGGGATCCAAAcgctgggaggggacaggaagggacctcccccaccccaaaattggggCTGGGCCCCCTCGGGGCAGGGTGGGGTCCCCAAATttggggcagagccaggacGGGTTCAGGGATGTTTGGGGCCActtttggggtcagttttgggtGCATTTGGGGCCGTTTTAGGGCTGTTTGGGGACACATTTAGGGCTCATCTGGGGACACATTCAGGGCCATTTTAGGGCTGTTTGGGGGCAAATTTAGGGTCAGTTTGGGGACACATTTAGGGCCAGTTAGGGTCTGGTTTTGGAGCCTCTTTGGGACAAATTTAGGAGCAGTTTAGAATCACGTTCAGGGCTGTTCTGGGGACACATTTTGGGACATATTTGGGACCAATTTGGGGACACATTTAGGGTCCATTTGGGGACACATTCAGGACACATTTAGGGCTGGGTTCAGGCTGGGTTTAGGGCAGGTTTTGAGgcatttttggggcagttttgggacAGCTTTGGGGCTGTTTTGAGGCAGTttttgggcagattttggggcggttttgaGGCAGTTTCGGGACAGTTTTTGGGGCGGGTTCgtggcagttttggggcagttttggagCAGATTTTCGGACAGTTTCAGGACAgtttttggggcggtttttggggcagttttggagCAATTTTTGGGACAGCTTTGGGGCAGGTTTTGAGGCAGTTTGGGGTCCGTTCTGGGGCAGTTTCATCGCAGTTTTGGGGCATATTTTGGAGAGGTTTCGTGGCAGTTTTGGGGCGGCTATGAGGCAGTTTTGGGGCGATTTGGGACAGTTTCGGGACAGTTTTTGGGGCGGTTTAGGGCAGATTTCGGGACAGGTTTTGGGGCGTTTCGCGGCAGTTTCGGGGCGGTTTCTGGGCAGTTTTTGGGGCGTTTCGCGGCAGTTTCGGGGCGGTTTCTGGGCAGTTTTTGGGGCGTTTCGCGGTCGCTCCCCCCCCGTCCCCCCCTCTGTCTCCCCTTGGTACCGTCCAGCGCCGCCCTCACGCTCCGTCCGCTGGGGGGCGCCCTCctcggcccggcccctccccctCCGGCGGCGCCTGACGTCACTTCCGGCGCGTCCCGTGGGGGCCCCGGGATGGGGCGAGGGGAGGTgaggggggaatggggggggctgggggctctgagggaaaatggggaggggtctgaggggaaaaggagatTGAGGAAGGGTCTGAGGGGGTCCGAGGGGTGAGGGCGGAGCGtgaggggaaagagaaaataaggagGAGTCTGAGGGGAAAGGGAGATTGAGGAGGGGtctgagggaaaatggggaggggcgtgtgaggggaaagggaaattgAGGAGGGGTctgagggaaaatgggggatctgtggggtgaggggggtctgaggggaaagggaaaatgaggaggggtctgaggggaaaaggaaattgAGGAAGGGTCTGAGGGGGTCCGAGGGGTGAGGGTGGAGCgtgaggggaaggagaaaataagGAGGAGtctgaggggaaatggggaggggggtgtgagggaaaagggaagttGAGAAGGGGTCGGGGGGTCAGGGGGATCTGTGGGGTGAGGGGGGTcggaggggaaagggaaattgAGGAGGGGTctgagggaaaatgggggatctgtggggtgagaggggtctgaggggaaagggaaaatggggaggggtctgaggggtttggggggtctgggggcgtTCGGGGGGatcaggaggagggaaaggggggGGTCTGAGGCGAAAGAGACATTGAGGAAGggtctggggggtttggggggatctGAGGGGTCAGGAGAggtttttgggggtctctgggtgggggggatgtggggcagcccctcaaaaaacccccccTGACCTCTCTCCTCACCCCCCCCAGATCGCTCCTGCCTGATCCGGCTCTGCCAAATCCAGCTCAGCACCATGGGTGAGGGATggacccaaaaaaccccaaaaattcccccaaacacccccaaaattccctgtgaaacatcccaaaattcccccccatCCCCGCTAAAGACCCGAAAATTCACCAtaaccaccccaaaaattctaaaattttctgtaaaacaccccataatttaaaaaaaataaattcaaaattctCCGTcaaacaaccccaaaatcccccaaattccttaaaaaacctcccaaaaatccctttcAAAATCTCCTGACGAGGGctggacccccaaaatccccaaaatcccctcccaaacccctcccctgccccccccaTTCCTGTTAatccagggacagctgggaacGCCTGGAATGACCCTGGAGTCACCCTGGGCTGCCCCTCCCCCTCCTGGTCCCATTCCCCTCCCCCAATCCAaatttttcaccccaaattccctttcCTCCCCCTAAATCCCTTTTttgcccccaaatcccatcttctcccctaaaatcaaatttttcccctgcccaaatcccattttcccaatCCCCCAATCAcattttccccctaaaatccccaaatcccattttcccaatCCCCCAATCACATTTTCCCTactttcccccatttccccccttttcccccattttttttcgaatttctctccattttttgccatctttttcccatttccccctattttttcccaattttccccatttttaccgatcttttcctcatttatctcaatttttctcttgttttcccccttttcacctacttttttcctatttttctcatttttcccatttccctccctgtTTTTCCacgttttcctttttttcctctttttttttctcattttcccccatttccccccattttcccccattttcccaatTCTTCCCTATTTCCTCCCCTCATTTATccccattttctcttttttttccacatctttccccattttctcatatttttcctgtttttttcccatttttctctttttttcccattttccccctgttttttctcattttcccatttttccccatttttcccattttttctcatttttttcccgtattttccccccatttttccgcAGCCACCTCGGAGTGGCTCCGTTTCTTTGAGGACGCCGGGATCCCCCcgggccctgccctgggctacGCCGTGGCCTTCGTGGACAACAGGTGGGGaagagagaccccaaaatggggagagagacccccaaaaatggggagagagacccccaaaaatggggagagagacccccaaaaatggggggggagagacccaaaaatggggagagagagatcccaaaaatggggaggagAGACCCCGAAAAATGGGGAGAGAGATCCCCAAAAATGGAGAggagagacccccaaaaatggggggggagagacccaaaaatggggagagagagatcccaaaaatggggaggagagacccccaaaaatggggagagagacccccaaaaatggagaggagagacccccaaaaatggggagagagacccccaaaaatggggggagagagacccaaaaatggggggagaGAGACCCAAAAATGGAGAGGAGAGACCCCCAGAAATGGGggggagagacccccaaaagtggggagagagagatcccaaaaatgggggggagagacccccaaaaatTGAGAggagagacccccaaaaatggggatagagaccccaaaaatggggagagagatccccaaaaatggggagagaGACCCCTgggagagacccccaaaaatGAAGGAGAGACCCCCGAGAATGGGggggagagacccccaaaaatgaaggagggacccccaaaaatggggagagagaccccaaaaatgggggggagagcccaaaaatgggggggagaGCCCCCCAGGAATGGGGGGTGGATCCCGGGGCAATGTGGGTACGTTTCAGTGGATccgggcaggagggaggggatcTCTGCAGCGGATCCCAGCGGATCCCAGTGGATCCCGTCCCCCCCCCCCAGGATCCACAAGAACATGCTGCTGGACCTGACCAAGGAGCTGATGAAGGAGCTGGGCATCACCGTGGTGGGCGACGTCATCGCCATCCTGCGCCACGCCAAGGTGGTCCACAGGCAGGTACGGGATCCGCTGGGACCCGCTGGGATCCGCTGGGACCCGCTGGGACCcgctgggaccccccaaaccttCCCGTCGTTGTGGATCCCCCGCAGGAAATGTGCCGGGCGGCCTCGGAGTCGCTGCAGCCCGAGGCTGTGGGGGGATCCCGGCGGGATCAGCGGGATCAGCCCTGGGATCACCAGCGGGAACAGGGCCGGGATCAGCAGCGGGATCAGGGCCGGGATCAGGGCCGGGATCCGTGCGGGGCCGCGGGCAGGATGATCACCAAGAGCCTGAGCCGCGATcccggcccgccccgcgccccccggaACCCGCCCGGCACCGGGATCTCCGTCACCGTCCCCAACGGCGCCGGTAAGGACCCCAAATGGGGCTTTTCCCTCCCAAAATAGCCGGGGATCCCTCAGGGATCTACTGTGGGGCTGGAGAGCctgggggagggcagggagatggGGATCGAGTgatccagaggggctgggattgATCCAAAGGgatcagggcagagctgggatcgatccagaggggctgggattgATCCAAAGGgatcagggcagagctgggattgatCCAGAGTGATCAGGGTGGAGCTGGGATCactccagaggggctggagagcccTGGCATCACCGCAGCCCAGTCAGGAAGGAGCAGATCCCCCCGGATCCCCCTGCATCCATCGCAGTGGATCCCCGCTCCCCGgatcccttttcccccctccccgcaGGCGGATCCGGCTCCGAGGCGCCGTCGGCGCTGCCCAAGCGGCGCCGGGTGACGGCCGAGGCCGAGGGCAAGTACGTGATCCAGCTGCCCAAGGGCACCACGGCCCGCAGCCGCCACATCCTGCGCCTGCAGGCGGCCCGAGGTGCGTGCGCGGCGGATCCCGGCGGATCCCGGCGGATcccggggtttgtgctcctggatTTCCCCTCCTGGGTCCCGGGGCGTCCCCGGTggatcccaaatttccccttttgGATCCTGAATTTCCCCTCCTGGATCCCCCAGCTTCCTTTCCTGGATCCTGAATTTTCCTTCCTGGATCCCAAAGTGCCCCTCTTGAATCCTGGGGCTCCCTGGTGGATCCCAAATTTTCCTTCCTGGATCCCAAATTTTCCTTCCTggatccccaaaattccccctcCTGGATCCTCAATTTCTCCTCCTGGATCCTGAGTTTCTCCTCTTGGATCCTGGGGCTCCTTGGTGGATCCTGGGTTTCCCTGGTGGATCCCGAATTTCCTCTCCtcaatcccaaaattcccctcccAAACCCCCAGTTTCCCCTCCCAGATCCCAAGTTTCCCTTCccggatcccaaatcccccccatttttccccccagaatccccaattttccccaaatccctgaattttcccccaaaccctgcaggtcTGGGCCGGCCCTCGGTGTTCGAGCGCCTCGGGGCCGAGGCCAAAGCGGCCGCAGCCGCCGGAGCCAAGGTGAGGGGGGGATCCCAGGGGATCCCGAGGGATCTGGGGGGGGATCCAGGGTGGGGGTGGGGATCAGGGGGGTGGGATCTGGTGTGGGGGAGGGGCTGGATCCATCTGGGATCTGACGGTGAAATAcgggagagcaggagagggggCTGGGATCCTGGCGGGGGGGAGGATCCAGTGGGGAAGGAtcgagggaagggaaggatccagTGGGGAAAAGGatccagagagggagagatccagggaaaggaaggatccagggagggAAGGATCCAGGATCCAGAGGGGCCAAGATCGAGGGGAAAAAGGATCCAAAATCCATGGATCAGGATCCAGGGGAGGTGAGAACCAGGGGGAGAAGGATCTGCAATCTAAGGATCAGGATCCAGGGGAGGCGGGATCCATGGAGGGGGGGATCCAGGGGATCCAAGGCAGGCGGGATCCAGGGGGGAGGAtccaggggtgctgcaggatcCATGGGGGAGGATCCAGGGGAtccaggggtgctgcaggatcC includes:
- the PLD3 gene encoding 5'-3' exonuclease PLD3, with translation MGLNGAYKQLEPLEPRETPPPKRPHGAALFVLLSVLFLLTFLLLLLHLRAHGGDADVTCGDTCRIVLVESIPEGLAVGTVPGPSTFEAWQELLARATRSVDIASFYWTLTNADTRTHEPSAEQGERLLAALQRLPARGVAVRVAVSAPSPSAPLDDLRALERSGAAVRAVDLPRLTGGVLHTKFWLVDGAHLYIGSANMDWRALTQVKELGAAIYNCSCLAKDLSKIFEAYWSLGVPDASIPAPWPDSFSTSINLETPLEMTLNGTEAAVFFSSSPPPLCAAGRTPDLDALLSVIDGAESFVDVAVMSYVVGTEFSRPRRFWPAIDERLRRAVVERGAALRLLAGCWPHSQAAMFPFLRSLAALADNGTRYGVQVRLFLVPSSTAQSRIPFARVSHTKYMVTDKAAYVGTSNWSGDYFERTAGSALVVAQPGPGAGTFRERLRAVFERDWSSRYSVDIGDTRSWAGRCGPR
- the CUNH19orf47 gene encoding uncharacterized protein C19orf47 homolog, yielding MATSEWLRFFEDAGIPPGPALGYAVAFVDNRIHKNMLLDLTKELMKELGITVVGDVIAILRHAKVVHRQEMCRAASESLQPEAVGGSRRDQRDQPWDHQREQGRDQQRDQGRDQGRDPCGAAGRMITKSLSRDPGPPRAPRNPPGTGISVTVPNGAGGSGSEAPSALPKRRRVTAEAEGKYVIQLPKGTTARSRHILRLQAARGLGRPSVFERLGAEAKAAAAAGAKPSGVFSRLGAAPEGPDPATAAADAGAGDPADPEALPYAGVLKKRRECSGTAATAAQDGAVSSSGGAWGCGQVSSSSCGPRSVFRRLGRKPD